A single window of Caldimicrobium thiodismutans DNA harbors:
- a CDS encoding undecaprenyl-diphosphate phosphatase has protein sequence MDYLYPLILGLIQGLTEFLPISSTGHLVLIAKFFHIPSNLAFDAFIHLGSFLAILIYFWKDLREIWSLKWYIIVSAIPGALAGFTLEHLIENHLRSPLMVAFFLSFMSLPLLLGERFGKKENTLRALSFSKALGIGLFQALALLPGTSRSGITISAGLILGLKREDSARYSFLAGAPLILGAGLYEGLKLIKTNSIPLTYALTGFFSSALFSFLAIAFLLNFLKKHSLYPFILYRILLALLVVLIYIL, from the coding sequence ATGGATTATTTATATCCCCTTATCCTCGGGCTTATTCAGGGGCTTACCGAGTTTCTTCCCATTTCAAGCACAGGACATTTAGTGCTTATAGCAAAATTTTTCCATATCCCCTCAAATCTTGCCTTTGATGCCTTTATCCATCTTGGTTCTTTTCTGGCAATACTTATCTATTTCTGGAAAGACCTCCGGGAAATCTGGTCCCTTAAGTGGTATATCATAGTCTCGGCTATACCCGGAGCACTTGCTGGTTTTACCCTTGAACACTTGATTGAAAACCATCTAAGAAGCCCCTTAATGGTTGCCTTTTTCTTAAGTTTTATGAGTTTACCCCTTTTGCTTGGTGAGAGATTTGGAAAAAAGGAAAACACTTTAAGGGCCCTTTCTTTTTCCAAAGCTCTGGGAATTGGTTTATTTCAAGCCTTAGCTTTACTTCCTGGCACCTCTCGAAGTGGAATAACCATCTCTGCAGGGCTTATTCTCGGGCTAAAAAGAGAGGATTCTGCAAGATACTCCTTTCTTGCAGGTGCTCCTTTAATTCTTGGAGCAGGTTTATATGAGGGCCTAAAACTTATTAAAACCAATAGTATTCCCTTAACCTATGCCCTAACAGGATTTTTCTCCTCAGCTCTTTTTAGCTTTCTTGCCATAGCCTTTCTCCTTAACTTTCTTAAAAAACACAGCCTTTATCCCTTTATCCTTTACCGGATTCTCCTTGCCCTCCTTGTTGTGTTAATATACATTTTATAA
- a CDS encoding magnesium transporter CorA family protein: MIRVYRSERGLLVPAEKIQDETWICVTTPTELELNYLETRLKIFPEFLRYPLDEEERPRLEKEEQQVLMIIRIPVPAGSGLYVKYETIPIGIIVTEENIITICLVDHPIFEDFIAFANKSKTFDLEKPVTFLLNFFFMATNLYLKFLRQIDKAIEEYEEAIFRALSNEEFLRMLTLEKTLTYFNTSLQGNDMVLTKLQSGRYLRLTEEELELLEDVQIENKQAVEMTKVFTSILANTMDAYASIINNNVNVIMKFLASIAIILSIPNTIYSLFGMNIPLPFQQLEPLKESPHAFYVVNAIVIGLCLSLLLLLRKKRYL; this comes from the coding sequence ATGATTAGAGTTTATCGTTCTGAAAGAGGGCTTCTTGTTCCTGCTGAAAAGATTCAAGATGAGACCTGGATCTGTGTTACTACTCCAACTGAGCTTGAATTAAACTATCTGGAAACAAGGCTTAAAATATTTCCTGAATTTTTGAGATATCCCTTAGATGAAGAGGAAAGGCCTCGTCTTGAAAAAGAAGAACAGCAAGTACTTATGATTATTCGCATACCGGTTCCAGCTGGCTCAGGTCTCTATGTTAAATATGAGACCATTCCCATTGGTATCATAGTAACAGAAGAAAATATTATCACTATATGCTTGGTTGATCATCCTATTTTTGAAGACTTTATAGCCTTTGCCAACAAAAGTAAGACCTTTGACCTGGAAAAACCTGTAACCTTTCTCCTTAACTTCTTTTTTATGGCCACCAATCTGTATTTAAAATTTTTACGGCAAATTGATAAAGCCATTGAGGAATATGAGGAGGCCATTTTTAGAGCCTTAAGTAATGAAGAATTTTTGCGCATGCTCACTCTTGAAAAGACCCTTACCTATTTCAATACCTCTCTACAGGGAAATGATATGGTCTTAACCAAACTACAAAGTGGAAGATATTTAAGATTGACAGAGGAAGAACTTGAACTCCTTGAAGATGTTCAGATTGAAAACAAACAGGCTGTGGAGATGACCAAGGTCTTTACAAGTATTCTTGCCAATACCATGGATGCCTATGCCTCTATTATTAATAACAATGTCAATGTGATTATGAAGTTTTTGGCAAGTATAGCCATAATTCTTTCCATTCCTAACACTATTTATAGCCTATTTGGTATGAATATTCCCCTTCCTTTTCAGCAATTGGAACCTCTTAAAGAGAGCCCTCATGCCTTTTATGTGGTTAATGCTATAGTTATCGGTCTTTGTCTTTCCCTTCTCCTTCTCCTCAGAAAAAAACGCTATCTCTAA